In the genome of Oscarella lobularis chromosome 1, ooOscLobu1.1, whole genome shotgun sequence, one region contains:
- the LOC136194794 gene encoding uncharacterized protein isoform X1 encodes MDPRWESVVRRLLPDLVNIWRPQLDHLYSAYLVTIEEYQSLGTLLPFDQCKKLLIEILPRKGPKAYETFLEVLSKTEGQEFIAEMLENAAGKRIEAEVATSVSSTEESDSLTRPPRESTSMIFGRIPTTEKVAFGSSSAASSAVQRVNSESFSSGNGEEIALPRNVARDAPRNQITPQTSVYAYTDIRQEELDYNDAGGDDDLIGTGGFSEVYKAWFTRLGEKVAVKVFTYLKRRRTQTESDLLNKEVKILQGIKPHPNIITLIGSCSDTRFFALVTEYMEGGNVFELIADMSDPNVEIWENRQDIALQIAQGMNHLHCNDPSVIHLDLKLRNVLYRRVGARGTAEFSCKLCDFGLAKMAEISSVTKERDESNYPSGTPAHIAPERYNPIPYSEGDASEKTEVAKKSDVYSYGVILWEIQERRPLLENEHVVMKHTFSVLCKILLIDLRLVISLPHFPENRQERNFYADAINCKHYGSARERIEEPEDEITTTLRRTRRTAKEGILIILMMDDPKCMEGISWSCVFPFLSLD; translated from the exons ATGGATCCTCGATGGGAGTCCGTCGTTCGACGGCTCCTGCCGGATTTAGTGAACATTTGGCGCCCGCAACTCGACCATCTTTACTCCGCGTATCTTGTGACTATTGAAGAATACCAATCGCTTGGCACGCTTCTTCCGTTCGACCAATGCAAGAAGCTTCTCATTGAAATCCTTCCGCGAAAGGGGCCCAAAGCGTACGAAACGTTTCTGGAGGTGCTTTCGAAGACGGAAGGACAGGAGTTCATCGCCGAAATGCTGGAGAATGCTGCTGGAAAACGAATAGAAGCGGAAGTTGCAACTTCAGTGTCTTCAACCGAAGAAA GTGATTCTTTGACGAGGCCTCCTCGAGAAAGTACGTCAATGATTTTTGGCCGAATTCCGACAACAGAAAAAGTTGCGTTTGGCTCTTCCTCTGCTGCAAGTTCAGCCGTTCAG AGAGTTAATTCtgaatcattttcttctggAAATGGAGAAGAAATCGCCCTGCCGAGAAACGTCGCACGAGATGCGCCGAGAAATCAAATCACGCCACAGACAAGCG TCTATGCTTACACTGATATCCGTCAGGAAGAGTTGGACTACAATGATGCaggaggagacgacgatctcATTGGCACAGGGGGATTTTCTGAAGTGTACAAGGCCTGGTTTACCAGGTTGGGAGAAAAGGTGGCCGTAAAAGTTTTCACCTATCTAAAACGAAGGAGAACCCAAAC CGAGTCTGATCTTTTAAACAAGGAGGTGAAAATTCTTCAAGGAATTAAGCCTCATCCCAACATAATCACATTGATTGGATCATGTAGCGACACACGGTTCTTTGCCTTAGTCACGGAATACATGGAGGGCGGAAACGTGTTCGAATTGATCGCTGACATGAGTGATCCCAACGTAGAAATATGGGAAAACCGTCAAGACATTGCTCTGCAAATTGCCCAAGGAATGAATCATCTCCATTGCAATGATCCATCCGTTATTCATCTTGACTTGAAGCTCAGGAACGTTCTGTATCGTCGTGTTGGCGCCAGGGGGACTGCCGAGTTCTCATGCAAG cTTTGCGATTTTGGGTTGGCTAAAATGGCTGAAATCAGCTCAGTCACGAAAgaacgcgacgaatcgaactACCCGTCCGGAACTCCAGCACATATAGCTCCAGAAAGGTACAATCCTATACCGTACTCTGAAGGGGATGCGTCAGAAAAGACGGAGGTGGCCAAAAAATCCGATGTCTATAGTTACGGAGTCATTCTGTGGGAGATTCAAGAACGCAGACCGTTACTTGAAA ATGAACATGTTGTTATGAAGCATACGTTCA GTGTGCTGTGCAAGATCCTGCTAATCGACCTTCGTTTAGTGATATCCTTGCCACATTTTCCCGAGAATCGTCAA gaaagaaatttttatGCTGACGCAATTAATTGCAAGCACTATGGATCAGCGAGAGAGCGTATCGAGGAACCGGAGGACGAGATAACGACAACGTTACGTCGAACACGGAGAACAGCTAAAGAGGGAATTCTAAT AATACTCATGATGGACGACCCCAAATGCATGGAAGGCATTTCGTGGTCCTGTGTTTTCCCGTTTCTCTCCTTAGACTAG
- the LOC136194794 gene encoding uncharacterized protein isoform X2 — protein sequence MDPRWESVVRRLLPDLVNIWRPQLDHLYSAYLVTIEEYQSLGTLLPFDQCKKLLIEILPRKGPKAYETFLEVLSKTEGQEFIAEMLENAAGKRIEAEVATSVSSTEESDSLTRPPRESTSMIFGRIPTTEKVAFGSSSAASSAVQRVNSESFSSGNGEEIALPRNVARDAPRNQITPQTSVYAYTDIRQEELDYNDAGGDDDLIGTGGFSEVYKAWFTRLGEKVAVKVFTYLKRRRTQTESDLLNKEVKILQGIKPHPNIITLIGSCSDTRFFALVTEYMEGGNVFELIADMSDPNVEIWENRQDIALQIAQGMNHLHCNDPSVIHLDLKLRNVLYRRVGARGTAEFSCKLCDFGLAKMAEISSVTKERDESNYPSGTPAHIAPESYGVILWEIQERRPLLENEHVVMKHTFSVLCKILLIDLRLVISLPHFPENRQERNFYADAINCKHYGSARERIEEPEDEITTTLRRTRRTAKEGILIILMMDDPKCMEGISWSCVFPFLSLD from the exons ATGGATCCTCGATGGGAGTCCGTCGTTCGACGGCTCCTGCCGGATTTAGTGAACATTTGGCGCCCGCAACTCGACCATCTTTACTCCGCGTATCTTGTGACTATTGAAGAATACCAATCGCTTGGCACGCTTCTTCCGTTCGACCAATGCAAGAAGCTTCTCATTGAAATCCTTCCGCGAAAGGGGCCCAAAGCGTACGAAACGTTTCTGGAGGTGCTTTCGAAGACGGAAGGACAGGAGTTCATCGCCGAAATGCTGGAGAATGCTGCTGGAAAACGAATAGAAGCGGAAGTTGCAACTTCAGTGTCTTCAACCGAAGAAA GTGATTCTTTGACGAGGCCTCCTCGAGAAAGTACGTCAATGATTTTTGGCCGAATTCCGACAACAGAAAAAGTTGCGTTTGGCTCTTCCTCTGCTGCAAGTTCAGCCGTTCAG AGAGTTAATTCtgaatcattttcttctggAAATGGAGAAGAAATCGCCCTGCCGAGAAACGTCGCACGAGATGCGCCGAGAAATCAAATCACGCCACAGACAAGCG TCTATGCTTACACTGATATCCGTCAGGAAGAGTTGGACTACAATGATGCaggaggagacgacgatctcATTGGCACAGGGGGATTTTCTGAAGTGTACAAGGCCTGGTTTACCAGGTTGGGAGAAAAGGTGGCCGTAAAAGTTTTCACCTATCTAAAACGAAGGAGAACCCAAAC CGAGTCTGATCTTTTAAACAAGGAGGTGAAAATTCTTCAAGGAATTAAGCCTCATCCCAACATAATCACATTGATTGGATCATGTAGCGACACACGGTTCTTTGCCTTAGTCACGGAATACATGGAGGGCGGAAACGTGTTCGAATTGATCGCTGACATGAGTGATCCCAACGTAGAAATATGGGAAAACCGTCAAGACATTGCTCTGCAAATTGCCCAAGGAATGAATCATCTCCATTGCAATGATCCATCCGTTATTCATCTTGACTTGAAGCTCAGGAACGTTCTGTATCGTCGTGTTGGCGCCAGGGGGACTGCCGAGTTCTCATGCAAG cTTTGCGATTTTGGGTTGGCTAAAATGGCTGAAATCAGCTCAGTCACGAAAgaacgcgacgaatcgaactACCCGTCCGGAACTCCAGCACATATAGCTCCAGAAAG TTACGGAGTCATTCTGTGGGAGATTCAAGAACGCAGACCGTTACTTGAAA ATGAACATGTTGTTATGAAGCATACGTTCA GTGTGCTGTGCAAGATCCTGCTAATCGACCTTCGTTTAGTGATATCCTTGCCACATTTTCCCGAGAATCGTCAA gaaagaaatttttatGCTGACGCAATTAATTGCAAGCACTATGGATCAGCGAGAGAGCGTATCGAGGAACCGGAGGACGAGATAACGACAACGTTACGTCGAACACGGAGAACAGCTAAAGAGGGAATTCTAAT AATACTCATGATGGACGACCCCAAATGCATGGAAGGCATTTCGTGGTCCTGTGTTTTCCCGTTTCTCTCCTTAGACTAG